In Brevinematales bacterium, the following proteins share a genomic window:
- a CDS encoding GldG family protein, with the protein MIKRIIDFLRENYRLGVVVFLVLFIVFISLLSFFGFSLGVILLLVILLINLVWIVWAGTRIFEDIKSGKIFRGIEDIAIIGLVLGILIVLYIISSNRSLKFDLTSEQLYSLSPYSMEVIKSLNSNVKITLFARRGEATELEKILEEYSKNSEKISFISVDPIKDPITAKRYELPQGESIIIVVESGANKKYIRGTSLIEYQQTSYGPRAVGIKVEEEVTSAILDVIGSSRTIYFLVGNGEHRILNDAPGGDSEYTFKTWRSYLEKANFTLKELNLSTTKDIPSDAGSIVILGPRRIIPIEVQDKLYAYFTNGGSIVILLEPIIGSEVYDKTFSINYLLTKLGFYVKNNVVFDQERFNPYVGRLFYIIPYIHYSPITSDIRRKGLPIQLVTAMAIGRLENIEGQLGYRYYDIMSSSEDSWGEVSIPESGKNFTASSDEKDIKPPIILGYAIEKVVENDKSKTSKMVIIGDIDFLSDYFIESMSGNLELALNIIEWSSREGGMLGIKPKSIKQEPVVIPSSADANLVLVLSLIVVPLLVVVPGILVWFIRSRNVN; encoded by the coding sequence ATGATTAAGAGAATTATTGATTTTCTTAGAGAAAACTACAGATTAGGTGTTGTAGTTTTCTTGGTGCTTTTTATAGTTTTCATTAGCCTTTTAAGTTTTTTTGGTTTCTCTTTGGGAGTTATACTACTTCTGGTCATACTTTTGATCAATCTGGTTTGGATAGTTTGGGCTGGTACTAGGATATTTGAAGATATCAAAAGTGGCAAGATATTTAGAGGTATTGAAGATATAGCAATCATTGGGTTGGTGTTAGGTATACTCATTGTTTTGTATATCATATCGTCTAACAGGTCTTTGAAATTTGATCTTACTTCTGAGCAGTTGTATTCATTATCACCATATTCGATGGAAGTTATAAAATCTCTCAATTCCAATGTCAAGATAACGCTTTTCGCGAGACGAGGAGAAGCAACGGAACTTGAGAAAATTCTGGAAGAATATTCTAAAAACTCTGAAAAGATAAGTTTCATTTCGGTTGATCCTATCAAAGATCCAATAACTGCGAAAAGATATGAATTACCTCAAGGTGAGAGTATAATAATAGTGGTTGAGTCTGGTGCTAACAAAAAGTATATAAGGGGAACGTCTCTAATTGAATACCAACAAACTAGTTATGGTCCCAGGGCAGTAGGTATAAAAGTTGAAGAAGAAGTTACTTCAGCAATACTTGATGTAATTGGATCCTCGAGAACAATATACTTTTTGGTTGGTAATGGAGAACATAGAATCTTGAATGATGCACCTGGTGGAGATTCTGAATATACCTTCAAGACGTGGCGTTCATACTTAGAAAAAGCAAACTTTACATTAAAGGAACTAAATCTTTCTACAACCAAAGATATTCCAAGTGATGCAGGTAGTATCGTTATACTAGGTCCAAGAAGAATAATACCTATCGAGGTACAAGATAAATTGTATGCATACTTCACTAATGGAGGTAGTATTGTTATACTACTTGAACCAATTATAGGTAGCGAGGTGTACGATAAAACTTTTTCAATAAACTACTTACTAACAAAATTAGGTTTTTATGTGAAAAACAATGTAGTCTTCGATCAAGAAAGATTTAATCCCTACGTTGGAAGATTATTTTACATAATTCCTTACATACACTATAGCCCAATAACATCAGATATAAGGCGCAAGGGATTACCAATTCAGCTAGTTACAGCTATGGCAATAGGAAGATTAGAAAATATAGAAGGTCAACTAGGATATAGGTATTACGATATCATGTCTTCTTCTGAGGATAGTTGGGGTGAGGTATCTATACCTGAAAGTGGTAAAAACTTTACTGCTTCTTCTGATGAGAAAGACATAAAGCCTCCTATTATACTAGGTTATGCTATCGAGAAGGTTGTTGAAAACGATAAATCAAAAACTTCTAAAATGGTTATAATAGGTGACATTGATTTTCTATCAGACTATTTCATAGAAAGTATGTCAGGAAACCTAGAACTTGCTCTAAATATTATCGAATGGTCCTCTAGAGAAGGTGGGATGCTTGGTATTAAACCCAAATCTATTAAACAAGAACCTGTTGTTATACCTTCATCAGCTGATGCTAATTTGGTATTAGTTTTGAGTCTTATAGTTGTACCTCTCCTTGTTGTTGTTCCAGGAATATTAGTCTGGTTTATAAGGAGTAGAAATGTAAATTGA
- a CDS encoding ribosomal-processing cysteine protease Prp — protein sequence MINVVVVISDSRILIEMEGHSGYGKKGEDIVCAGISGVFQFLIVHLFNNLKREGTFSLSSGRGRIEFDSKKGDEVIVNSFLEYLRKVDKSYPNSLRIEVFVR from the coding sequence ATGATAAATGTGGTAGTAGTTATATCTGATAGTAGAATTTTGATAGAAATGGAAGGTCATTCAGGGTATGGTAAAAAAGGAGAAGATATTGTTTGTGCTGGTATATCAGGAGTTTTTCAATTTTTGATAGTTCACTTGTTTAATAACCTGAAGAGGGAAGGTACTTTTTCTCTTTCTTCGGGAAGGGGTAGGATTGAGTTTGATTCCAAAAAAGGAGATGAAGTTATAGTAAATTCCTTCCTTGAGTACTTAAGGAAGGTTGATAAGAGTTATCCTAACTCTCTACGAATAGAGGTTTTTGTTAGGTAA
- a CDS encoding glutathione S-transferase N-terminal domain-containing protein → MYVKVYSTPSCPYCNMLKNYLRSKGISFTDYDVSRDENKAMEMVRISGQMGVPVVVINGKVIVGFNKPLIDKLLNLS, encoded by the coding sequence ATGTATGTAAAAGTATATTCCACACCAAGTTGTCCATATTGTAATATGCTCAAAAATTACCTAAGGTCTAAAGGTATAAGTTTTACAGATTACGATGTATCTAGAGATGAAAACAAGGCTATGGAGATGGTTAGAATATCTGGGCAAATGGGAGTACCCGTAGTAGTTATAAATGGTAAAGTAATAGTAGGTTTTAACAAACCTCTGATTGATAAATTGCTAAATTTATCATAA
- a CDS encoding LTA synthase family protein, with protein sequence MKLDLKPNKKFIPIFLLLAFLIARSVKFVVFLSNISISIHFLKPISLIITGYVLYFLFLRRRIIFILVFLIENFWLLLNVIYFLYFDNYFHILNFLFHLDTNFTNVNEGISFLSALNSVGWISRILIVLIDLPFFLLLLLNYPSIRELLLKPFMKKVFISLILLLFISEVIFVIRKEGIINIISKLVSEGLSLREEQKLISRYGTIFVNFLDVFYIVNPGIANKTIKYGKIFEFAGDRTKKNVIIIQIESLDSSVIFTNYKGKPVTPYLRWLSTNSIFAPIVVSYHFAGYTSDAEFAVINSLHPLKDIPSMRYWKIFDNSIAKAFKANGYITYAFHNNRSTFFGREDAYKMMGFDKFFDISEMKLLEKGWGASDEDVFEYLKNTLLKLKNTNFFVYVITMSSHGPFNLVDKYYTNQIFNDINESITRAYFNSINYVDKVLSNFVTFVIKTIPNTLIVIFGDHHSSVRDSQYYKRSVSYVNGKVIEIVPLFIIGDKKLAILTPMSQIDISLTTIHLSGIRARIRSKGENILNHEKDEIFYLGEYVSKDKIKKGLNFNIAR encoded by the coding sequence ATGAAATTAGACTTAAAGCCTAACAAGAAATTTATACCAATATTCTTGCTTTTGGCTTTCTTGATAGCAAGAAGTGTAAAATTTGTAGTTTTTCTATCAAATATTTCTATTTCTATACACTTCTTGAAACCTATATCTTTGATTATCACAGGTTATGTCCTTTATTTTCTTTTTCTAAGGAGAAGGATTATATTCATTTTGGTTTTCTTGATAGAGAACTTTTGGCTTCTTCTCAATGTAATATACTTTTTATATTTTGACAATTATTTTCACATACTAAACTTTCTATTTCATCTCGATACTAATTTTACAAACGTTAATGAAGGTATATCATTCTTATCTGCGCTTAACTCTGTTGGTTGGATTTCAAGAATTCTTATTGTTTTAATAGATTTACCGTTTTTTTTACTGTTATTGTTAAACTATCCATCAATTAGAGAACTTTTGCTCAAACCTTTTATGAAAAAAGTTTTCATAAGTCTTATATTGTTACTCTTTATTTCGGAGGTGATATTTGTAATAAGAAAAGAAGGTATTATCAACATAATCTCGAAGCTTGTATCTGAAGGCCTTTCCTTGAGAGAAGAACAAAAGTTGATATCCAGATACGGTACAATTTTTGTAAATTTTCTAGACGTTTTTTACATTGTAAATCCAGGAATAGCGAATAAAACAATTAAGTATGGAAAGATTTTTGAATTTGCTGGGGATAGGACTAAAAAGAATGTAATAATCATTCAGATTGAGAGTTTAGATAGCTCCGTTATATTCACAAATTACAAGGGAAAACCAGTTACTCCATATTTAAGATGGCTGAGTACAAACTCAATTTTTGCTCCAATCGTAGTGTCCTATCACTTTGCTGGATATACCTCAGACGCTGAGTTTGCAGTCATAAATTCATTACATCCTCTTAAAGACATTCCATCAATGAGATATTGGAAAATATTCGATAATTCAATAGCGAAAGCATTCAAGGCAAATGGGTATATAACTTATGCTTTTCACAATAACAGAAGTACGTTTTTCGGCAGAGAAGATGCTTATAAAATGATGGGTTTCGACAAATTTTTTGATATTAGTGAGATGAAACTCTTAGAAAAAGGATGGGGTGCTAGTGATGAAGATGTTTTTGAGTACTTAAAAAATACTCTGCTAAAACTAAAAAACACTAACTTCTTTGTTTATGTTATTACGATGTCAAGTCATGGGCCTTTTAACTTAGTTGACAAATACTATACAAATCAGATATTCAACGACATTAACGAATCGATAACAAGAGCATACTTTAATTCTATTAACTACGTTGATAAAGTTTTATCTAACTTCGTAACTTTTGTTATAAAAACTATTCCTAATACTCTTATTGTAATATTTGGAGATCACCATTCTTCAGTTCGAGATAGTCAGTACTACAAGAGATCAGTTTCCTATGTTAATGGTAAAGTTATAGAAATTGTACCTTTGTTTATAATAGGTGATAAAAAACTAGCAATTCTGACTCCTATGTCTCAGATTGATATTTCTTTAACAACAATACACTTATCTGGAATAAGAGCTAGAATTAGATCCAAGGGTGAAAATATCTTAAACCATGAAAAAGACGAGATATTTTATTTGGGAGAGTATGTGAGTAAAGATAAGATAAAAAAAGGACTTAATTTTAATATTGCTAGGTAA
- the pheT gene encoding phenylalanine--tRNA ligase subunit beta, translating into MKFPFSWLNDFIDIERILQEDSVEVVSEKLTKIGIEVENIDTKKLYDGNVVIGLIEEISPHPTKPNIIVCNINISNNDNKIVVTSDTSVKKGDKIVYCYPGTILERDKQLVDVVEFEGINSYGMLLSLEELGLEDKSDTVWKIESNWQVGSDLISNILPPFMKEEYVLSIKVPSNRADVLSVLGIARELSAIYEIPLRPLPTFRFNEDQFKPDIQIGDDRCFRYVSRILRDVKIKPSDDLIKVRLLLSGQRSINNVVDATNYIMIAIGQPMHAFDYDKLKGGKIVVRGSKEGEKILTLNGAEVSLPRNTLIIADEENPVAIAGVIGGEETAVSDTTTNVLLESAYFDYNTIRKTVREVKISTESSNRFSRDIGFYTTELAINMATHIINANKVSQLTDVKLSKSNSLKETVIRTTFSTINSRIGYNIPEDRIKTILSFLGFEVQSKGDELTIRIPAFRKDISIEEDIIEEVARIYGYDNIPSTLPRIEKNPGLPSNELKYEEIIRNNLVSQGLTEVMNFSFISEKDLATYKIPFSNVITISNPMIEEDNIIKPFLLINLLKTIKRNINNGYKNLSLFEIGKVFKSESDKFVEEKNICIALHGNKYDNWAGNVKFSYYDLKDIVDRLFAFLGVRFDIVNSSYTFLHNYVSGKLVVEGEEIGYIGKVHPEITQKLEVDDAFVCEFSLTRVEKYLGKNINYSEINRLPFSTKNISVIVPKNYYTRDLVEFVRNYDTNDKNLGVVDVRIVDVYEGGNIPEGMKSVNILIKLQWINKVGSEAEIKSVFMSIIRDIQEKLGFVVRGV; encoded by the coding sequence ATGAAATTCCCCTTCAGCTGGCTTAACGATTTTATTGATATTGAAAGAATACTTCAGGAAGATAGTGTAGAAGTAGTATCAGAAAAACTAACTAAAATAGGAATAGAAGTTGAAAACATCGATACCAAGAAATTATATGATGGGAATGTTGTTATAGGCTTGATAGAAGAGATATCTCCGCACCCTACTAAACCCAATATAATAGTCTGCAATATAAATATATCAAATAATGATAACAAAATTGTTGTAACTTCTGATACATCAGTCAAAAAGGGTGATAAAATTGTTTATTGTTATCCTGGTACTATTCTGGAAAGAGATAAACAACTGGTAGATGTTGTTGAATTTGAAGGTATAAACTCGTATGGGATGCTTTTATCGCTCGAAGAATTGGGGCTAGAAGATAAAAGTGATACCGTATGGAAAATAGAAAGTAATTGGCAAGTAGGATCTGATTTAATTTCAAATATCTTACCACCGTTTATGAAAGAGGAATATGTTCTTTCAATTAAAGTTCCTTCAAACAGAGCTGATGTTCTATCAGTACTAGGTATAGCAAGAGAGCTTTCTGCGATATATGAAATTCCTTTACGTCCATTGCCAACATTCAGATTTAATGAAGATCAATTCAAACCTGATATACAGATAGGGGACGATAGATGCTTTAGGTATGTTTCTAGAATACTAAGAGATGTTAAAATAAAACCAAGCGATGATCTGATTAAAGTTAGACTTCTACTAAGCGGACAAAGGTCAATAAACAATGTTGTTGATGCAACTAATTACATAATGATAGCAATAGGACAACCTATGCATGCTTTTGACTACGATAAACTTAAAGGTGGCAAAATAGTGGTAAGAGGTTCAAAAGAAGGAGAAAAAATATTAACTTTGAATGGTGCCGAAGTTTCGTTGCCTAGGAATACCCTTATAATAGCTGACGAGGAGAATCCTGTAGCAATAGCAGGGGTCATAGGTGGTGAAGAAACTGCTGTGAGTGATACAACTACAAATGTACTCTTAGAAAGTGCATATTTCGATTATAATACAATAAGGAAAACAGTTAGAGAAGTCAAAATATCAACAGAATCGTCAAATAGGTTTTCAAGAGATATAGGTTTCTACACAACAGAACTAGCAATAAATATGGCTACGCATATAATAAATGCGAATAAAGTTTCTCAACTCACAGATGTAAAGTTATCAAAATCGAACTCATTAAAAGAGACTGTTATAAGAACGACATTCTCAACGATCAACTCAAGGATAGGTTACAACATACCAGAAGATAGAATAAAAACTATTCTATCATTTTTAGGATTTGAAGTTCAGTCAAAAGGTGATGAATTAACCATTAGAATACCGGCTTTTAGAAAAGACATATCGATAGAAGAGGACATAATTGAAGAAGTAGCAAGAATATATGGATATGATAACATACCTTCAACTCTTCCTAGGATTGAAAAAAACCCTGGGTTACCTAGCAATGAACTAAAATACGAAGAAATCATTAGAAATAATCTTGTATCACAAGGTTTGACTGAAGTTATGAACTTCTCTTTCATTTCCGAGAAAGATCTTGCAACTTATAAAATACCTTTCAGTAATGTTATAACTATCTCAAATCCTATGATTGAAGAAGATAATATAATTAAGCCATTTCTACTTATTAACTTATTAAAGACAATTAAAAGAAATATAAACAATGGTTACAAGAATCTATCATTGTTTGAAATAGGTAAAGTTTTCAAAAGTGAAAGTGACAAGTTTGTAGAAGAAAAAAATATATGTATCGCTCTACATGGAAATAAGTACGACAATTGGGCTGGAAATGTTAAATTCTCATACTACGATCTCAAGGATATTGTAGATAGACTTTTCGCTTTTCTTGGAGTTAGGTTTGATATAGTAAATAGTAGTTATACGTTTTTACATAATTATGTTTCAGGTAAATTAGTTGTTGAAGGAGAAGAAATTGGATACATAGGCAAAGTTCACCCAGAGATAACACAAAAACTAGAAGTCGATGATGCTTTTGTATGTGAGTTTTCTCTCACTAGGGTTGAAAAATACTTAGGAAAGAATATTAATTACTCTGAGATAAACAGATTACCATTCTCAACAAAAAATATATCTGTTATTGTTCCCAAAAACTACTATACCAGAGACTTAGTTGAGTTTGTAAGAAATTATGATACTAATGACAAAAATTTAGGTGTTGTTGATGTTAGAATAGTTGATGTATACGAAGGTGGAAATATACCTGAAGGTATGAAGAGTGTTAATATACTAATAAAACTGCAATGGATAAATAAAGTCGGAAGTGAAGCGGAAATAAAAAGTGTTTTTATGTCAATAATTAGAGATATTCAAGAGAAATTAGGTTTTGTGGTAAGGGGTGTTTAA
- a CDS encoding deoxyribodipyrimidine photo-lyase, protein MENMIDKRLKKLNSYPISPEGKYVLYCMEASQRISYNYALLFTIEKSNELRKPLVVIFNITDQYKHSNARYYKFMLEGIIELKRDFETLGIKFQVRKGDYVSGCIEFGKDSCLVVLDRNYLATQRKWRYEVANKLDTLVVEVDNDVVVPVELVSNKEEPYAYLIRNKIYPIMENFIHEFKLPDQKVKSSQFDLGEEFFFSDVNIFLNNLNIDKTVSTVNTFRGGYNEAVKLLDEFIFNKLSMYKEYRSDPTKNYQSNLSPYLHFGNISPVEIIHKILKNYPFEDENVQSFINELVVWRELARNFVYYNINYNKYEGIPEWAKKTLEEHKGDKREFLYTLQDFENAKTHDIYWNSAQKELLKTGKMHNYMRMYWAKKILEWTKDPKEAFDISCYLNDKYELDGRDPNGYTGISWCFGSFDRPFGERKVIGKIRYMSTKGLENKFDIKKYVEKYKNL, encoded by the coding sequence ATGGAGAACATGATTGATAAAAGACTCAAAAAACTAAACAGCTACCCTATATCTCCTGAAGGGAAATATGTATTATATTGCATGGAAGCAAGTCAAAGGATAAGTTATAACTACGCATTACTTTTTACAATAGAAAAGTCAAATGAGCTTAGAAAACCACTCGTTGTTATTTTCAACATAACAGACCAATATAAGCACTCTAACGCAAGATACTACAAGTTTATGTTAGAAGGCATAATAGAACTAAAAAGGGACTTTGAAACACTTGGTATTAAGTTTCAAGTAAGGAAAGGCGATTATGTATCAGGTTGTATTGAATTTGGCAAAGATTCATGCCTAGTAGTACTTGACAGAAACTACCTAGCAACACAGAGAAAATGGAGATACGAAGTAGCAAATAAGTTAGATACACTAGTTGTCGAAGTTGACAACGATGTAGTAGTCCCTGTCGAATTAGTTTCTAACAAAGAGGAACCTTACGCTTACCTAATAAGAAACAAGATCTACCCTATCATGGAAAACTTTATACACGAATTCAAATTACCAGATCAAAAAGTAAAATCAAGTCAATTTGACTTAGGAGAAGAATTTTTCTTTAGTGATGTTAATATCTTTTTGAACAATCTAAATATTGATAAAACAGTTAGTACAGTTAACACATTCAGAGGTGGATACAACGAAGCAGTCAAATTGTTGGATGAATTTATATTTAATAAACTATCAATGTACAAAGAATATAGAAGTGATCCTACAAAGAACTATCAATCTAACTTAAGTCCTTACCTTCACTTTGGTAACATATCGCCAGTAGAGATAATACATAAAATTCTCAAAAACTACCCCTTCGAGGACGAAAACGTACAATCATTCATCAATGAACTTGTGGTATGGAGAGAACTTGCCAGAAATTTTGTTTACTACAATATTAATTACAACAAATACGAAGGTATACCTGAATGGGCTAAGAAAACTCTAGAAGAACACAAAGGAGACAAAAGAGAATTTCTATATACACTACAGGACTTTGAAAACGCAAAAACACACGACATATATTGGAATTCCGCTCAAAAAGAACTCCTAAAAACAGGTAAAATGCACAACTATATGAGAATGTACTGGGCTAAAAAGATCTTGGAATGGACAAAAGATCCAAAAGAAGCATTCGATATATCATGCTACCTAAACGATAAATATGAACTGGATGGTAGAGATCCAAATGGATATACTGGTATATCATGGTGTTTTGGTAGTTTTGATAGACCCTTTGGAGAAAGAAAGGTAATAGGTAAAATAAGGTATATGAGCACAAAAGGATTAGAAAATAAGTTTGACATAAAAAAGTATGTAGAAAAATATAAAAATCTATGA
- a CDS encoding helical backbone metal receptor, translating into MFVFVVVLVFFNLVCYGNVVDDMGNVFERRNYARIISLAPSITETLVFLGVEDKIVGVTRYCNLNRMKVGGIYDPDFEGIIKLKPDIVFMLKMGTIENYQNLLKRGIRVFVMDYPRFDSLLENMDKLANLVGSRKVRSIYEVRNYVTNLMFKVSNVVKGKSFLVLYSYPLIYTASSNSLVADVIRKIGGINLTDKFSYQYQTLTINVETVLKLSPDVILIAVGENNESISNEIVSLGLKSKIITLDPMDLSPSLRITNLILKIYERFK; encoded by the coding sequence ATGTTTGTGTTTGTAGTGGTTTTGGTTTTTTTTAACTTAGTTTGTTATGGTAACGTAGTGGATGATATGGGGAATGTTTTTGAGAGGAGGAATTACGCTAGGATAATTTCTCTTGCTCCTAGTATTACTGAAACTTTAGTGTTTTTAGGAGTTGAAGATAAGATAGTGGGTGTAACAAGGTATTGTAATTTAAATAGGATGAAGGTTGGTGGGATATATGATCCTGATTTTGAAGGTATAATAAAGCTTAAGCCTGATATAGTTTTTATGCTTAAAATGGGAACTATTGAAAATTATCAAAATTTGCTGAAAAGAGGGATTAGAGTATTTGTTATGGATTACCCTAGGTTTGATAGTTTGCTTGAGAATATGGATAAGCTTGCTAATTTAGTTGGAAGTAGAAAGGTGAGAAGTATATATGAGGTTAGAAATTATGTTACTAATCTTATGTTTAAGGTTAGTAATGTTGTCAAGGGAAAGAGTTTTTTGGTTTTGTATTCTTATCCTCTTATATATACTGCTAGTTCGAATAGTTTAGTTGCTGATGTTATAAGGAAGATTGGTGGTATAAACTTGACAGATAAGTTTTCTTATCAATATCAGACGTTAACAATAAATGTTGAAACTGTGCTTAAGTTATCTCCGGATGTGATTTTGATTGCTGTTGGTGAGAATAATGAGTCAATTAGCAATGAAATTGTTAGTTTGGGATTAAAATCTAAGATAATAACTCTTGATCCTATGGATTTAAGTCCATCTTTGAGAATTACTAATTTAATATTGAAAATATATGAAAGATTTAAATGA
- a CDS encoding ATP phosphoribosyltransferase regulatory subunit translates to MKQFLKNVFLSKKDLVGAPRGFAFEYENRKELLDEIYRVVIKKGFKEVSTPTFDFFEVYEKVLGSDTRELFVFKDNGDFIVPRYDTTIQIVRFLAPRIKKLELPVKLFYYSDVFREPVFEWYPRQVKQFGVEVIGGNQKDFKEILIVLKDILDKINFRLGIGNYKVVFNLSTILEKLLAKVDEDDKEILKYLLSNKDLPSVRHIVDNKTYDIIQGLVFMTLEGSSDNIRNITHLVEIDEKLIEETNDLYDVFGNENVIFDPTLVPDMNYYSGIFFKVYSLNLPDSVATGGRYDKLTEKFGYNQTAMGFAIDVL, encoded by the coding sequence ATGAAACAATTCCTAAAGAATGTTTTTTTATCTAAGAAAGACCTAGTAGGTGCCCCAAGAGGATTTGCTTTTGAATACGAAAATAGGAAAGAGTTGCTAGATGAAATATATCGAGTTGTTATAAAGAAAGGTTTCAAAGAGGTTAGTACACCAACATTTGACTTCTTTGAAGTATATGAGAAAGTTTTAGGAAGTGATACTCGTGAACTGTTTGTTTTCAAAGACAATGGAGACTTTATTGTGCCTAGATATGATACTACTATACAGATTGTAAGATTTTTGGCTCCAAGGATAAAGAAACTTGAGTTACCTGTTAAGCTTTTCTACTATTCTGATGTATTCAGAGAACCAGTTTTTGAATGGTATCCAAGGCAGGTTAAGCAATTTGGTGTTGAAGTGATAGGTGGTAATCAAAAAGATTTTAAAGAGATACTTATAGTACTCAAAGATATCCTAGATAAAATAAATTTCAGATTAGGAATTGGAAATTACAAAGTAGTTTTTAACTTATCAACAATTCTAGAAAAACTTCTAGCTAAGGTTGACGAAGATGATAAAGAGATATTAAAGTACTTACTCTCAAACAAGGATTTGCCATCTGTAAGACACATCGTTGATAACAAAACTTATGATATTATACAAGGGCTAGTCTTTATGACACTCGAGGGCAGTAGTGATAACATCCGCAATATTACCCATCTTGTAGAAATTGATGAAAAACTAATTGAGGAGACAAACGATCTATACGATGTGTTTGGAAACGAAAATGTGATTTTTGATCCAACACTAGTACCGGACATGAATTATTATAGTGGGATTTTTTTCAAGGTTTATTCTTTAAATCTTCCTGACAGTGTAGCAACAGGTGGTAGATACGATAAACTAACAGAAAAATTTGGATACAATCAAACAGCTATGGGATTTGCTATCGATGTACTATGA
- a CDS encoding N-acetylmuramoyl-L-alanine amidase, producing the protein MLEKIKIVSLTVFVLICVSITNSNAEIIFNFTNGIIDIFSFTETLNGKLKYDPYKAKITISFSTNTLEFFEDREFYILNSNTILPIIGGLVRTNFNYYLPIGVVDSIISLLKIECKFVNIDISLKNPNNSNNFGSSEEKPKDAETQLKLNPKVTYENAQSDFTPIRFVVIDAGHGGKDPGAVHNGFREKDINLIYAREIASKLARILSSKGINVVLTRNEDAYLTLEQRAKITSDLMKQTQGYGIFISIHQNASPIKTKKGPEIYYVSDKAVDDDTRAVLAFENSFIPKDEIKKVGELEKIISKIRSVALMEESRILSETISSSMINLKPIVKGAPFYVIKYIPVPSILVEVGYISNPEEVKTITSKDYISSFTDMISNGINKFIQEYNSTKGFTTPR; encoded by the coding sequence ATGCTAGAAAAAATAAAAATAGTATCTCTAACAGTTTTTGTATTGATTTGCGTTAGTATAACAAACTCAAATGCAGAAATTATTTTTAACTTCACAAATGGCATAATAGACATATTTTCTTTCACTGAAACCTTAAACGGTAAACTTAAGTATGATCCATACAAAGCAAAGATAACGATATCTTTCAGTACAAATACTCTTGAGTTCTTTGAAGACAGAGAGTTTTATATACTAAATTCAAACACAATCCTACCAATCATAGGAGGACTTGTAAGGACTAATTTTAACTACTATTTACCAATAGGTGTAGTTGATAGCATAATATCTCTACTTAAGATAGAATGTAAATTCGTTAACATTGATATTTCACTAAAAAACCCAAACAACTCAAATAATTTTGGCTCATCTGAAGAAAAACCAAAAGATGCTGAAACTCAACTTAAACTAAATCCGAAAGTAACCTATGAAAATGCACAATCAGACTTTACACCTATAAGATTTGTAGTCATAGACGCAGGACATGGCGGAAAAGATCCAGGAGCAGTACACAATGGATTTAGAGAAAAAGATATCAACCTAATATATGCAAGAGAAATAGCATCAAAACTCGCTAGAATATTATCATCTAAAGGAATTAACGTTGTACTAACAAGAAATGAAGACGCATATTTAACACTAGAACAAAGAGCAAAAATTACAAGTGACCTTATGAAACAAACTCAAGGCTATGGAATATTTATAAGCATACACCAAAATGCTTCACCTATAAAGACAAAAAAGGGGCCTGAAATATATTATGTAAGCGATAAGGCAGTTGATGATGATACTAGAGCAGTATTGGCCTTCGAGAACTCTTTCATACCAAAAGATGAAATCAAAAAAGTAGGAGAACTTGAAAAGATAATAAGCAAAATAAGAAGTGTAGCTCTCATGGAAGAAAGCAGAATATTGAGTGAAACTATCTCATCATCAATGATAAATCTCAAACCTATCGTAAAAGGTGCACCATTTTATGTAATAAAATATATACCAGTGCCATCGATATTAGTTGAAGTAGGCTATATATCTAATCCTGAAGAAGTAAAAACTATAACTTCAAAAGATTATATATCTTCATTTACTGATATGATTTCAAACGGTATTAATAAATTTATACAAGAATATAATTCCACAAAGGGCTTTACAACACCAAGATAA